TTTAATAGCCACAATGTAAAtgttaattgaaatataatttctttcaGTTTTTACGATTCAATTCTTTAAGTGAGATTGATTATGATGAATTTGCCTCGGTGAATCGTTGTCATTACGTTaagttgttattatttaatctcTCTCCCACATTGAAGAATTCCTGACTGTGTTCTCAGCTGCTATTCTTAGTTCGAAGTCAAATTACGTGATACTTAGCAtaaaagtacaataaaaagatttaaatttttatgtttggtTTGTCTGGGAACATAACATTTCacatcaatttaatattttaataatttgtaacgAGAAACTTGTCATAGTACGAGTATCTCGTTCCGAACTTCGATGCTaattactcaatctgtgtaatttgtcccgtatataattatttatttgttataaatagtaatatttagaatattatccattttaactaataaaccTTAATTTTCTATGGAAGTGAAAACCCCTTAAAACTAATCTTTTTTGCAGTTAAAAATCCTTAGTCCGGTCCATATAATGTCTGCAAGCGCGAGCAAGTACCTACGTAGCGCgattcaaaattataactttattattggCAGTGATTTCTGAAATTAATTTCTGGGGATCGTCGCAAATTGTTACAGAGCTCAGCACCGCGGTTCGGTATTCTTTGCTCTGTGTAAATTACAGACGGCGGGTGAGGGCGCGGCGACACCAACTTTCCAGTGAAAAATGTTCTCTTTGCTTTTAAAATGTTCGGATGATTTGGTACACGTTTCTTACGCGAGAACTCGCCACTTGCcgtaagtaaagtaaaaagtttttattcaaaaacaccatataaaaagataacacaaataaaaatttgagtaAGGTATCAATCATAAAATGGTGTTCCTGAAAGGGTAGATACCTCCTGATCATCCGGGGTtttattgatttctttttacttacatactcagttaaaatatattatttctaacTTTTTTAGTTTTCAATCGATTtagaagttattttttaacacataTCTCTACAGAAGTTGGAAGTAAAAGCCATATAGAAAATGAAACACGCACCTCggtacaaattttaaaataactgtagGATTGAGTAATAAAATGATACTTTTTGTAATGAGGGTTAATAACTGTTTAACAgtacaattaaatattgctAGTTTGCGCTTCGGGCAATCTAATGTTGGTAacctataaaatttaagtgtAAATGATTGAAGTTaccactataaataaaatcagaatAACTTCATCAGTGCTAAGAGAGAACAATAAAAGTATTGATTTAATGGCTTGTAATGTGTTTACAAggcaaaaagtaaattaattcaCATGTATCTTTGTAGGGCAAGTGAGTATCACATCATATTatctatgtgaaaaaaaatcaaacataAAACTATGCAATTACATTAGGTACGTACACAAATGtagaaagatttatttaataataaagaaactaCTCTAcgtaaaatgataatttactttcaaaacattttctttttttcgagacttcaataattttatatatttcgcCTATCCTGATATCCATTTAACCACACAAGAGTTTACTTCTGCacttacattattttgtgACTGAATCAGagtgtaataaaattacatgtaATCAATACATGCTGTATTCTGAGAATCAATTGAAAAATCTGGGCGTATCTGTAAGAAAAATTGGTGAATTCAGACATAATGTCCCGTTGCGGGTCACTAATGACGCTTTGTGGTGTAATTTCGTAAAATTTCGCATCTTGTTCACACTATCGATTCGGTGCCGATTTTGGGAATCGATTAAAATAGGCGTAGTAACTTTTTTATGACGTGAAAGTGCGTACGATAATTGGTTAATGGCATCAGTATTtcacttattataaagtaggtacatttcaGTGCATGGTAACTGCATTTTTATAAACGGTGCCTTTAAATTTGTGAGCTAAAAGAGATCACCGTTTATACCAGccttttaacttatttttagcTTAAGTATAGGATAAGTATTtctgttataatttttgaacaataaaattctattttattaacaaactcTAATACGTTCATAATAAATGTGATAAttcaactatttttaaaatttttgtctttttgatACTAGCCCCCAAGGGATGAAGAAGTGACATGTTacgtttgtatgttttaaaacTGTCAATAtggaaataagtatatttccACTGTCCATACAAAACAAGCAAAacccataaaaatatttatatgcttATCGCTATGGAAGAAAAAAGCTGTTCAGTGTCTTTGCTTAGATCTAGCCAAGAAATATTTGCCTATAATTAATTTGCcttttacaatacaatactgaTTGATAGATCGATCCATCATTTATGTCAATTTGTAAAGGTTTCGCAGAATTTGTGAACAGAGTCAATTCCAAATAATATAGCCGTAAATAAGACATAAGAATCCAATTTCATTCGctgttaataaaattgcaaTCGTACACAATAATAAAGATGGTATCTTGCGAATATGagcaataaatttatctataattCTGTAGGAAGCCCGCTATAGTGCCGCATCGATTCCCCTTGccataatagaaaaataaaaatatcgtaaaTAGAAACTCCTTTATTGAATACAAGCATTAAATGCTGGCTGGCGATGTCGAGATGCGATAGTGTCGATGTCtatgcataaaataaaaatattgctgcTTGTCTATGCTTGTTATGAACGGCGGACTCAATAGAATGTTAGAATTTAACGTAAACATTGAAATGGattgttgatttatttaatgccGGTATTTACATAAGTTATTGATATTGCACGTAAAATttgtcatatttattaattgattttcaaTTAACAGTGGTTACATAATTTTGACAGCTGGAATTGTTGCTTTATCAAATCAAAAAGTTTAagaaaactgaaaaaatatggttgccaaatctttaatttacaaactatACAACATTGTTGTTGGCGCTTGggtcttgaaatgaatgattccTTTGGTTCAAATGCCTGTGTAATtccgtttatttcttttgatgacaatatttttgcgAAATGAGGTTATGGCGAGCACAAGATCTAgcgtgattttttttgaattaagGAAACGGATATAAATGCAATAGACAACCGCCGCGTTGTCGTTCAGAAACTAATTTTACAAAGTTAAACATTGTCTATGAAatggtgtaaaaatattaaattaatattctttatttatgtatatatgctccaacaTGCCCCCGGCCTTGGAAGCTCGTGCTTTCAATGTGTTCTCTGCTACTCGAGCAAAGGACATATCTTGCTGTACGATCGTTTGACAATGCCCGTCGAAGTCCGTATGTCTGCCACTCTTGCAACGCCATCCTTTCCTGGGAAGATGTCGATGATTCGTCCAAGATGCCACTTCAAAGGCGGCAAATTATCATCCTTGATAACGACGAGCATTCCGGGCTTCAACGGAGTATCATCCTTTGTTCTCTTGGTCCTTGCTTGTAGTTCAGAAACATATTCTTTAGCCCATCTGGACCAGAAATGCTGGCGAATCTGTTCCACACGTTGATAGCGAGTAAGACGATTCGTCGAAATTTCAGTCACGTCTTCACAAGCAGGCGCAGTAAGTGGACGGCCAAGCAAAAAGTGAGCTGGGCTCAAAGGAGTGAAGTCTTGCGGATCTGTGGACATAGGACTAAGGGGACGGGAATTCAAAACGGCTTCAATCTGAACCAAAACCGTGCTAAACTCCTCAAAGGTTAAGTGTGCATTTCCTACGACACGTCGTAAATGATACTTACAGGATTTCACTCCAGCCTCCCACAAACCACCAAAATTAGGAGAATATGGAGGAAGAAAAGTAAACTTGATATTTTGACTTATTGCGTAATCTATTATCTCCGATGagcaattatttataaactttttaaattcattcataagCCCAACAAAATTTCTACCGTTGTCGGAGAATATTTCTAAAGGTTTGCCACGTCTggatataaatctttttaatgcAAGTAAATACCCTTCAGTGGACAAGTCACTGACTAGCTCCAAGTGAATGGCACGAGTcacgaaacaaataaaaatacaaatataacattttgtagTCCTCGAACCTTTACCCCTACGATTTAGCATGAGCATTGGCCCGGCGTAATCGACACCACAACGCATAAAAGGAAAAGTAGCGTCCAAACGTTCCATTGGTAAATTCCCCATTAAAGGAGTTGGAGTTTTTCCCCTTAACCGCTTGCAAACAATACAATTATGTACCACTTTCCTAGCAAGATTCCTACCACTAATAGGCCACCAGGTCTCTCGCAAATTGTATAAAAGCGCTTGTGGAGCTGCATGTAACAAACGGGTGTGCTCATACCGAAATAGCAAAGTAGCAAAAGGATGGCTACCAGATATGAGTATTGGATGTTTTTTATCCAACGAGAAAATTTGTGAATTGGAAATACGACCACCTAcacgtattaatttattgtgatcaataaataaacttagctTTGCTAAATTGTGTTTATGtcctaaacaattatttttagtaagcGACATGTATTCAACTGGAAAAGATTCCAATTGAGACAGCCTAGCTAAAGTTATATCAGACTCTCTCAATTCATCGACACATAGGACGCCTGATCGCGGGTTATTAGTATTGcgtgaattataaataaaccgaTTTACGTATGCGACAGCGCGTCTCATGCGATTAAATTGAGAAAATCTATAGAAGGGAAACAAGGAAGACTCGGAAACTTTATCAGGCACAGCAGAAAGCGTCACGCCCGATTTTAACTCTGGTAACTCATCAGGCAAACCATTTATAAATGAAGGCACCAGATCGCATCTAAAATCGGGCTGGCGAAGATAGGCCGGGCCTTCCCACCATAACGTAGAAGTTGAGAGATCTTCTAGCGACATACCGCGGGACACTAAATCAGCTGGATTATTTTTTCCACTTACATGACGCCAAGGAAGTTCCCTCGTCAACTCATGTATTTCTGATGTcctattttgtacaaaagttTTTTGTAAGTTAGGTGGCATGTGTAACCAGCCTAGTACAATTGTTGAGTCAgtccaaaatataatatttttaaattgtaaatgaaGTGCCTTATTCACTTTGTCGTATAGCCTTGCACCTAATAAAGCTCCGCATAATTCTAGCCGCGGAATACTAACGGGCTTCAAAGGAGCAACCTTGCTTTTTGAGCACAACAGTCTCACCAATGAATTATTGTCACTGCTGACTGAGCGTACGTAAATACAAGCGCCGTACGCTACTTGCGATGCATCGGTAAAAATGTGTAACTCCGAATGTGTAGCAGTAGTGTTAATAACATGACGAGGCACACGAATGGTGTTAAGTTCCGATAGGGCGTTCGCAAACTTAGTCCATGTAAGTAGAACATCGCTTGGCACCACATCGTCCCAACCTAATTGCAATAACCAAAGTCgctgtaataatattttcactattattataattggaCTAACTAAACCAAGGGGGTCAAAAATTTGAGATATGTGTGATAAAATACTACGTTTTGTTATCTTGTTAGTGTCACTCTTAAATtgcgtattaaaataaaattcatcacTAGTGTTGTACCATCCTAAACCCAAAGTCTTGCACTGAACAGTATCACCTAATGTTAACTCCTTACCTGCGCTGAACGGACCTGATGACTGATCACATTGAAAGTTAAATGTCCATTTTCTCAATGGAAAACAACCGGACTGTAAACACTTTGAAGTCTTGttacaaaatgataataattcatGTTTATCATCCCAACCTGTGATCATATCATCAACGTAAAAGTCCTCAGAGATGATTCTCTTTACATCAGGGTCAGTACACTCAAGTGCCAGCTGTTTGAGGCATCTAACAGCAAGATAGGGTGACGCTGCCATGCCGTAGGTCACGGTGTTGAGCTGGTACATACTTAAAGGCTCAGAAGGATTATCCCGCCAGACAATCAGTTGCATGTCGCGTTGTGACTCATGTAATAGGCACTGcctgtacattttttgtatgtctgcACACGCAGTAAACCTATATCGTCTAAACcgcaataaaatatcaaatagttCACTTTGTAGTGGCGGCCCGACAAGCTGAATGTCATTTAAGGATACTCCATTACTAGTAGCAGCACTTCCGTCAAAGACTACTCTCAATCGGGTTGAAGAGCTATGCTCCCGATATACACCATGGtgtggtaaaaaataatgtggtGTTCCATATGAACTTACCTTTTTCATATGACCCAAATCAAGGTATTCATGTATGAAATcagtgtataattttttataagtaatattacGTTCGAGGCGTCtttctaaaactaaaaaacgaATTTTAGCCTGAGTGTACGACTCGCCAAGGCTAGCTGGTGACTTCTGAAGCGGCAGATGTACGCAGAACCTTCCATCACTTGTGCGCGTTGTagtgttaataaaatgttcttcGCAAGCACGCTCGTCGTCCGTGTGTGTGAGACTAGCCTTAGGCAGTTCCTCTAGTTCCCAAAACTGCCGTAATTGTGTTTCAATAGCGTGCGAAAAATTACATTGGAAAGACCTATCAATATTGTGCGTATTACTGTGTATAGGCCCTGAAATTATCCAACctaattttgtgttttgtaaAACTGGGCCATTTGGTAACCTTATTTTACCTTCGCATAATAAATCCCAAAATATTTCTGCGCCAATCAAAATGTCAATATTGTGGGACTCGTAAAATAATGGATCGGCTAGCTGTATATGTTCAGGGATGAATAGTTCGTTTTGATCATATGCAACCGCCGGCAATGTACATGAAATGTAAGGcaacacaaaacattttaaactcGTAGAATAGGCACCGGTGCGCGATCTTATTTTAACATCACAGATCTGTGTTGAGTTTGTAACCGAGTTACCTATTCCTCGTATTTCACAAGTGGACTGTATTAAAGTAACATTaagttttgtacataaatccttagacaaaaaacaaagttgACTTCCTGAATCGAGAAGACAGCGTgcaatatgataattattgtGATTATCCGCTATTTCAATCATAGCAGTCgataataaaacagaatttatacttttaaccGATTGATTATTGAACGTATAGCGAGTGTTATCTATGTGCGGCTTGTTTACCTGTGCCGTGCTAGACCGATGCATGGGGACGTCGACCGCGGGGACCGCGGGGGTCGCGGGCGCGGTCGGTACATCTCTCGGCTCACGATTATTGCAATTTGAATGAAGCGTCATTACTTGAGCGTCATTAGACGTGTCACTATGAATTAGCGTATTATGTTTTCTATTACATTTTCGACACGGACCAAACTTACATGTTTCTAACGTATGTCCAGAGCGTAAACAGTTCTCACACAACTTGTTGGTAGCTATAAAGTGTAGTTTAGTGTCTATATTAGCATCCAAAAACTTTGGACAGGAATACAGTGCATGATCATTGTAACACATTAAACATGGCTTCTTATAGGTAGTGCGACTTTGTTGTGACTTGGTGGAGACATTGCATTGAGCCTTAtgtgtagtttgttttttgGAATCAAGATTAATCTTACTATGAGAGGCTTGCAATGTTTCCAACATCTCAGCACGGTCCCTGAGAAAGGTGAGTAGATCATCCACCTTTAGTGATGATTTAGTTTCATTGTGTTTACGAATAGTACACTTATATTGCTCCCACTCGCGTTCAGTAGTTTCATCTAATTTAGAAGTGACTATGAATATGACCAGTGTATCCCAGTGCTCAGTGGGTCCACCAAGCATTTTTAAAGCTCTTAAATTCTTAAGTATTGTATCAATTAGGCGCCTGAGCATGTGGTACGACTCCTTAGTTAATTTCTGAATGGTAAATAAGGCCTTAACATGGTTGTGTATTAACATACTGCTATTATTGTATCTATTGAGAAGTAATTCCCATGCTATAGTATAATTGCTGGCTGAGAACTCCACAGAATCTATAACCAACTCCGCACTGCCCTTTAATGAGGATTTTAggtaatgaaatttttgaatatcGCTAATTTCATTAGAATTATGAACTAAAGACATAAATGTATCTCGAAACTCGAGCCAATGCTCATATGAACCATCGAATGTAGGCATAGATATGACAggtaatttaattgattttattttactatgacACACACTGGAGCCATCAGAGACTTCGGCTCGGTTAAGTAAGTATTCAGCTCGTGACAAGGCACTATAATAGCTATCCTCAAATAAATCTCGTTGATTTAATTGGCAATCTAAATCAGAGTCTATCACTATCTTCTCAATCattgtttgaatattattaaattcagtAAGTAAGCTGGCTGCGCCTTGCATACGCAGTTTTAAATCAATGCATTTTTGACTATTTAATTGATCTCGAGTTATGCTATTAATAAAGGTTGTTAGTCTTGTGAGGCGACCTTTGATTATGCCTCTGCCTTTTACTAAATCAGTCAACTTCTCACTATCTTTGTCACAGAAGGCGGTAGGGGGCCTACTGTACGGAGACCTATCGCGAGATTTAGGCTTAGCTTCATCATTAACTAGGCTCATTTTGGTTGTTTGTGAAAGGACTTACGGTTTGTGAATATTCCTGTTCGTACTGTGGCGTCAGCCGATGCTAGCAACGGCACAAAGCTGACTATAGCGATGCACAAGAACTGAAATATGAACAAAGCACGGTATTAGCACAGATTGAACTCACAGGGACGAGGTTAGGAAGGATGGCTGGCCGTACCGAATGTATGCAGCAGTTCCTCCGACGTCTTAACCTCGCTGGTTCTATGTCTTCATGCGGCGACGAAGGTCCACAACGTATGTTGGCGCTTGggtcttgaaatgaatgattccTTTGGTTCAAATGCCTGTGTAATtccgtttatttcttttgatgacaatatttttgcgAAATGAGGTTATGGCGAGCACAAGATCTAgcgtgattttttttgaattaagGAAACGGATATAAATGCAATAGACAACCGCCGCGTTGTCGTTCAGAAACTAATTTTACAAAGTTAAACATTGTCTATGAAatggtgtaaaaatattaaattaatattctttatttatgtatatatgctccaacaTTGTTCAAATAGAAATCTCAGACGAACGAATTTATTAACGACATTATACAACCCTCAAATAGATACTTAGCAAATACTCCCCCCACCTCGATCCCCGGTGACATTAAAACATTGAGGAGACTAAATTAAACCGCGCCAAAACTGTTGTCTGGCGGCCCAAGGCGGTCGtttgttttaatacaataaccTCA
The Amyelois transitella isolate CPQ chromosome 12, ilAmyTran1.1, whole genome shotgun sequence DNA segment above includes these coding regions:
- the LOC106137743 gene encoding uncharacterized protein LOC106137743, whose amino-acid sequence is MSLVNDEAKPKSRDRSPYSRPPTAFCDKDSEKLTDLVKGRGIIKGRLTRLTTFINSITRDQLNSQKCIDLKLRMQGAASLLTEFNNIQTMIEKIVIDSDLDCQLNQRDLFEDSYYSALSRAEYLLNRAEVSDGSSVCHSKIKSIKLPVISMPTFDGSYEHWLEFRDTFMSLVHNSNEISDIQKFHYLKSSLKGSAELVIDSVEFSASNYTIAWELLLNRYNNSSMLIHNHVKALFTIQKLTKESYHMLRRLIDTILKNLRALKMLGGPTEHWDTLVIFIVTSKLDETTEREWEQYKCTIRKHNETKSSLKVDDLLTFLRDRAEMLETLQASHSKINLDSKKQTTHKAQCNVSTKSQQSRTTYKKPCLMCYNDHALYSCPKFLDANIDTKLHFIATNKLCENCLRSGHTLETCKFGPCRKCNRKHNTLIHSDTSNDAQVMTLHSNCNNREPRDVPTAPATPAVPAVDVPMHRSSTAQVNKPHIDNTRYTFNNQSVKSINSVLLSTAMIEIADNHNNYHIARCLLDSGSQLCFLSKDLCTKLNVTLIQSTCEIRGIGNSVTNSTQICDVKIRSRTGAYSTSLKCFVLPYISCTLPAVAYDQNELFIPEHIQLADPLFYESHNIDILIGAEIFWDLLCEGKIRLPNGPVLQNTKLGWIISGPIHSNTHNIDRSFQCNFSHAIETQLRQFWELEELPKASLTHTDDERACEEHFINTTTRTSDGRFCVHLPLQKSPASLGESYTQAKIRFLVLERRLERNITYKKLYTDFIHEYLDLGHMKKVSSYGTPHYFLPHHGVYREHSSSTRLRVVFDGSAATSNGVSLNDIQLVGPPLQSELFDILLRFRRYRFTACADIQKMYRQCLLHESQRDMQLIVWRDNPSEPLSMYQLNTVTYGMAASPYLAVRCLKQLALECTDPDVKRIISEDFYVDDMITGWDDKHELLSFCNKTSKCLQSGCFPLRKWTFNFQCDQSSGPFSAGKELTLGDTVQCKTLGLGWYNTSDEFYFNTQFKSDTNKITKRSILSHISQIFDPLGLVSPIIIIVKILLQRLWLLQLGWDDVVPSDVLLTWTKFANALSELNTIRVPRHVINTTATHSELHIFTDASQVAYGACIYVRSVSSDNNSLVRLLCSKSKVAPLKPVSIPRLELCGALLGARLYDKVNKALHLQFKNIIFWTDSTIVLGWLHMPPNLQKTFVQNRTSEIHELTRELPWRHVSGKNNPADLVSRGMSLEDLSTSTLWWEGPAYLRQPDFRCDLVPSFINGLPDELPELKSGVTLSAVPDKVSESSLFPFYRFSQFNRMRRAVAYVNRFIYNSRNTNNPRSGVLCVDELRESDITLARLSQLESFPVEYMSLTKNNCLGHKHNLAKLSLFIDHNKLIRVGGRISNSQIFSLDKKHPILISGSHPFATLLFRYEHTRLLHAAPQALLYNLRETWWPISGRNLARKVVHNCIVCKRLRGKTPTPLMGNLPMERLDATFPFMRCGVDYAGPMLMLNRRGKGSRTTKCYICIFICFVTRAIHLELVSDLSTEGYLLALKRFISRRGKPLEIFSDNGRNFVGLMNEFKKFINNCSSEIIDYAISQNIKFTFLPPYSPNFGGLWEAGVKSCKYHLRRVVGNAHLTFEEFSTVLVQIEAVLNSRPLSPMSTDPQDFTPLSPAHFLLGRPLTAPACEDVTEISTNRLTRYQRVEQIRQHFWSRWAKEYVSELQARTKRTKDDTPLKPGMLVVIKDDNLPPLKWHLGRIIDIFPGKDGVARVADIRTSTGIVKRSYSKICPLLE